A window of Parasynechococcus marenigrum WH 8102 contains these coding sequences:
- a CDS encoding carbonic anhydrase: protein MGIQRRHFLQTTGGLALAALMRAWPVEAAEKDFCVPDNPLQALMAGNRRFAEAWQRADQETKTTLRAADPDPRCFNSPRALATSQHPWATVLTCSDSRVSPSWVFDTTPGELFVIRNAGNTAFTEAIASVEYSVSILKTPLLMVMGHSGCGAVTAAMGTDPLTPSLDRLIQPIRENISGSSDLEEAVKRNALASASTLMQRSAVLADAKASGALKLVVGCFQLSSGVVTLIE from the coding sequence ATGGGGATTCAGCGGCGTCACTTCCTCCAAACGACGGGCGGTCTGGCCTTGGCCGCCCTGATGCGAGCCTGGCCTGTTGAGGCGGCAGAGAAGGATTTCTGCGTCCCGGATAATCCACTCCAGGCCCTGATGGCGGGGAACCGCCGGTTTGCCGAGGCCTGGCAACGGGCCGACCAGGAGACCAAAACGACACTCCGAGCGGCGGATCCCGACCCGCGTTGCTTCAACTCTCCCAGGGCTTTGGCCACCAGCCAACATCCCTGGGCCACCGTGCTCACCTGCTCTGATTCACGGGTGTCGCCGAGCTGGGTGTTCGACACCACCCCTGGCGAGCTGTTCGTGATCCGCAACGCCGGCAACACCGCCTTCACCGAAGCCATTGCCTCCGTTGAATACAGCGTCAGCATTCTCAAAACGCCGCTGCTGATGGTGATGGGACACAGCGGCTGCGGAGCCGTCACCGCGGCGATGGGCACCGATCCGCTGACCCCTTCCCTGGACCGGCTGATCCAACCCATCCGGGAGAACATCAGCGGCAGCAGCGATCTGGAAGAAGCGGTGAAGCGCAACGCCCTCGCCAGCGCCTCCACGTTGATGCAACGCAGCGCCGTTCTGGCCGACGCCAAAGCCAGCGGTGCGCTGAAACTGGTGGTGGGTTGTTTCCAACTCAGCAGCGGTGTTGTGACCTTGATCGAATGA
- a CDS encoding ferredoxin--nitrite reductase: protein MTIKNQVNPYFAEKKLNKIEKSKLEKDGLLVGSEIEKFAKIGWENMDETDLKLRLKWYGMFWRPKTPGKFMLRLRIPNGVLTSNQIRVVASIVERYGENGSCDITTRQNLQLRGILLCDLPEILRRLREAGLSSIQSGFDNPRNVTGNPLAGIDPNEIVDTRPYTTKLQNFLTNNCEGNSEYSNLPRKWNTAVAGSKDNFLLHNDIVFHPVENNGVMGFSIWIGGILSPQMNAYAFPMNVWVLPDEICNILDTVIRLWRDNGEREKRTKGRFRMYLDEIGHEEFRSQVEKLYGTLTPDPGSIFENSPRSHFGINQQKQAGLYFAGIHVPVGRLTAEDLQDIATASLKYGNGEIRLTEDQNIIITGLTSEKVEELKTDTLLQRFPLAPSNISAGTVSCTGNTYCSFALTNTKDQALKAAKELDEELNLPEEIKVHWTGCPNTCGQAYMGAIGLTGTKAKNAEGVMGEGYTMTIGGSQGRNPTIGQIYRKAIPAAEIKTALKEVLISKFGATEKK from the coding sequence ATGACCATCAAAAACCAAGTCAACCCCTACTTCGCAGAAAAAAAATTGAATAAGATTGAAAAAAGTAAGTTGGAAAAAGATGGGCTTTTAGTAGGAAGCGAAATCGAAAAGTTTGCAAAAATTGGGTGGGAAAATATGGATGAAACCGACTTAAAACTCCGTCTGAAATGGTATGGAATGTTCTGGCGTCCGAAAACACCCGGAAAATTCATGCTAAGACTTAGAATACCAAATGGTGTATTGACATCCAATCAAATACGAGTTGTAGCTTCAATAGTTGAACGTTATGGAGAAAATGGAAGCTGCGACATCACCACAAGGCAAAACCTGCAACTTAGAGGAATACTATTATGCGATCTTCCCGAGATCCTTAGAAGACTGCGTGAAGCCGGACTAAGTAGCATCCAGTCGGGCTTTGATAATCCACGAAACGTAACCGGCAATCCACTCGCAGGAATAGATCCGAACGAAATCGTCGATACGAGACCTTACACAACTAAATTGCAGAACTTTCTCACAAATAATTGTGAGGGAAATTCGGAATATTCCAACCTACCGAGAAAATGGAACACAGCAGTTGCAGGATCTAAAGACAATTTCCTTCTTCACAACGACATAGTGTTTCATCCCGTTGAGAATAACGGCGTGATGGGTTTTAGCATCTGGATTGGAGGGATTTTATCTCCACAGATGAACGCATATGCATTTCCCATGAATGTATGGGTATTACCTGACGAGATCTGCAACATTTTGGATACTGTGATTCGTCTCTGGAGAGACAATGGAGAAAGAGAGAAGAGAACCAAGGGACGTTTCCGCATGTATCTCGATGAGATAGGGCACGAGGAATTCCGCAGCCAAGTGGAAAAACTGTACGGAACACTCACTCCCGATCCAGGCTCAATATTCGAAAACTCTCCACGCTCTCACTTCGGCATTAATCAGCAGAAACAAGCCGGACTTTATTTTGCTGGCATACACGTGCCGGTCGGTCGCCTCACGGCAGAGGATCTACAAGATATCGCAACAGCGAGTCTCAAATATGGAAATGGAGAAATTAGACTCACAGAAGACCAAAATATAATTATCACAGGTCTTACGAGTGAAAAAGTTGAAGAATTAAAGACTGATACATTATTGCAGCGTTTCCCCCTAGCACCTAGCAATATTTCAGCAGGAACAGTGTCCTGCACGGGAAATACTTACTGTAGTTTTGCGCTTACCAACACTAAAGACCAAGCCTTAAAAGCAGCAAAGGAACTTGACGAGGAGTTGAATCTACCTGAAGAGATAAAAGTTCACTGGACTGGCTGCCCAAATACATGTGGACAGGCTTATATGGGAGCAATAGGTTTAACAGGTACAAAGGCTAAAAATGCTGAAGGAGTAATGGGTGAAGGCTACACAATGACTATTGGTGGTTCACAGGGTCGCAACCCAACTATTGGTCAAATCTATCGCAAAGCTATACCTGCGGCTGAAATCAAAACAGCCCTTAAGGAAGTACTTATTTCAAAATTTGGAGCTACAGAAAAGAAATAA
- the cobA gene encoding uroporphyrinogen-III C-methyltransferase, translated as MTNAEQTGTVYLVGAGPGDPELLTLKAHRLLSQCDALVYDSLVPREVLDLVPASCERRFVGKRRGHHSVPQPSTNAVLVEMAQKHSTVVRLKGGDPFLFGRGGEEAAYLAERNIPVQVVPGVTAGIAAPAYAGIPVTHRRAGSSVTFVTGHEEIDKRRPSVDWRALATASDGLVIYMGLHNLPRIAEELMAGGLAATTPVAVIQQGTVAGQRCLKATLVDVADQCRAEAFKSPSIVVVGEVIDQQVEACRPSPAAVTMPILF; from the coding sequence GTGACCAACGCTGAACAAACCGGAACCGTTTATCTGGTGGGAGCCGGTCCCGGCGATCCCGAATTGCTCACGCTGAAGGCGCATCGGCTGCTGAGCCAGTGCGATGCCCTGGTGTACGACTCGCTGGTGCCCAGAGAAGTGCTGGATCTTGTGCCGGCGTCCTGTGAGCGCCGTTTTGTCGGCAAGCGTCGCGGACATCATTCGGTGCCACAACCCAGCACGAATGCCGTGCTCGTTGAAATGGCCCAGAAGCACAGCACGGTGGTGCGTTTGAAGGGGGGTGATCCTTTCCTGTTTGGTCGTGGAGGGGAAGAAGCGGCTTACCTGGCGGAGCGAAACATCCCTGTTCAAGTGGTGCCTGGTGTCACCGCTGGTATTGCCGCCCCTGCCTACGCCGGGATTCCCGTCACCCACCGGCGGGCGGGCTCATCGGTGACCTTCGTCACCGGTCATGAGGAAATCGACAAGCGCCGTCCCTCCGTGGATTGGCGCGCTTTGGCCACGGCCAGTGACGGATTGGTGATCTACATGGGGCTCCACAACCTGCCCCGGATCGCAGAGGAGCTGATGGCGGGTGGTTTGGCCGCGACAACCCCCGTGGCGGTGATCCAGCAGGGGACGGTGGCGGGGCAACGCTGCCTCAAAGCCACCTTGGTAGACGTTGCCGATCAATGCCGAGCCGAAGCCTTCAAGTCGCCCTCGATCGTTGTGGTGGGTGAGGTGATTGATCAGCAGGTTGAAGCTTGCAGGCCCTCACCGGCAGCGGTCACGATGCCGATTCTGTTCTGA
- a CDS encoding NAD-dependent epimerase/dehydratase family protein — translation MDLTIVGCGYVGLALAERLQPRRPQLKLTLTTTNSERLEQLDPLADRVEVCDATNPMQLLAALRQSSSAVFCLGPKGDRQVDANGYRHTFVDSFRCLTSLLPQLRELRQIVYTGSCSIYGDAEGDWVDEQTPPAPSRGHGDVLLESEHLLSGISDRRVCILRLGALYGPGRDLDRRLRGLAGLERPGNGATYSNWLHVADAAGALEAALNAEWAGLVNVVNDEPIQLRDLVGRSLQRQGLAPVRWLGQDEPGSGGRRIRNTRLKQLGYQLQHPRLDQSGVLATSQVP, via the coding sequence ATGGACCTGACGATCGTTGGCTGCGGCTATGTGGGGCTCGCCCTGGCGGAGCGGCTGCAACCGAGACGGCCCCAGCTGAAGCTGACGCTGACCACCACCAACAGCGAACGGCTGGAGCAACTCGACCCCCTGGCCGATCGGGTTGAGGTGTGCGATGCCACCAACCCCATGCAATTGCTGGCCGCCCTGCGGCAGAGCAGCAGCGCCGTGTTCTGCCTTGGGCCCAAAGGAGATCGCCAGGTGGATGCCAACGGCTACCGCCACACCTTCGTCGACAGCTTCCGCTGCCTGACGTCACTGTTGCCACAACTGCGGGAACTGCGGCAGATCGTCTACACGGGCAGTTGCTCGATCTACGGCGATGCCGAAGGGGACTGGGTGGATGAGCAAACACCACCCGCGCCAAGCCGCGGCCATGGCGATGTTCTGCTGGAAAGCGAACATCTGCTCAGCGGCATCAGCGACCGGCGAGTGTGTATCCTTCGCCTTGGAGCGCTCTATGGCCCTGGCCGCGATCTTGATCGACGCCTGCGCGGACTTGCTGGACTGGAACGTCCTGGCAACGGAGCGACCTACAGCAACTGGCTGCATGTGGCGGATGCCGCCGGTGCCCTGGAAGCCGCTCTCAATGCTGAATGGGCCGGTCTGGTGAACGTGGTCAACGACGAGCCGATTCAGCTGCGAGACCTGGTAGGGCGCAGCCTGCAGCGCCAGGGTCTGGCCCCCGTGCGCTGGCTGGGGCAGGACGAACCGGGTTCAGGGGGCCGACGGATTCGCAACACCCGGCTCAAACAGCTGGGCTACCAACTGCAGCACCCGCGCCTTGATCAGAGTGGCGTGTTGGCCACCAGCCAGGTGCCCTGA
- a CDS encoding nitrate reductase has product MSDGPRSVRSQCPYCGVGCGLELLPPAVKGQAVKRDAEGNPMWTARGDREHPSSLGQVCIKGATVGETLARGRLRQPLFRSKLTDAFAPISWDDALDKITGQIKASLARRGNADGIAMYGSGQFHTEDYYLAQKLLKGALGTNNFDANSRLCMSSAVAGYTRSLGSDGPPCSYEDLDHCTVAFLIGTNTAECHPVLFQRLLKRKRKNPGSVKIVVVDPRRTDTAKAADIHLPIAPGSDLALLHGIAHLVLRDNGQDPAFIDNHTENYDAFFDVAARWTPRRVALFCNIPEKRLRDVAALFHRRQKVLSLWSMGVNQRREGTAVVQGLINLHLLTGQIGNEGAGPFSLTGQPNAMGGREAGGLAHLLPGYRLVANPEHRAEVEQAWKLPAGQIAAKPGLAAWQQVEAMERGDLDLWWVAATNPLVSMPDLDRVKQAMGNCPLVVVSEAYADSETSHYAHLLLPAAQWSEKAGAMTNSERRVTFCPAYRLRFGESRPDWEVFADVGRRLGYTEQFRFDSAAEVYAEFTRLTQGRLCDVSGLSHELLEQAGPQQWPYPMGSIPSTAAKRLYENHLFATPSGRARFSTDQPLGLAEPPCDTYPLVLTVGRYLGQWHTMTRTGKVERLMKQHPEPLLEIHPSDAQELQLRNGELAAISSRRGHLTATVKVTDRIRCGTVFLPMHWGFTQEKACEANTLMHDDACPVSKQPELKACAVIVAPAVSVVKPVEQEKGRLEALRRLLTPALR; this is encoded by the coding sequence ATGTCTGACGGCCCTCGCAGTGTTCGCAGCCAGTGCCCCTACTGCGGTGTGGGCTGCGGTCTTGAGCTGCTGCCTCCGGCCGTGAAGGGTCAAGCCGTGAAGCGGGATGCAGAAGGCAACCCGATGTGGACCGCCCGCGGCGACCGCGAACACCCCTCCAGCCTTGGCCAGGTGTGCATCAAGGGGGCCACCGTCGGCGAAACCCTGGCCAGGGGACGACTGCGACAACCGTTGTTCCGCAGCAAGCTCACGGACGCCTTTGCGCCGATCAGCTGGGACGACGCCCTCGACAAAATCACCGGACAGATCAAGGCGAGCTTGGCCCGGCGCGGCAATGCCGATGGCATCGCCATGTACGGCTCAGGGCAGTTCCACACCGAGGATTACTACCTGGCCCAGAAACTGCTGAAAGGCGCCTTGGGCACCAACAATTTCGATGCCAACTCGCGGCTGTGCATGAGCTCAGCGGTGGCCGGCTACACCCGCAGCCTGGGTTCCGATGGCCCGCCCTGCAGCTACGAGGATCTGGATCACTGCACGGTGGCCTTTCTAATCGGCACCAACACCGCCGAATGCCACCCGGTGCTGTTCCAGCGGCTGCTGAAGCGGAAACGCAAGAACCCGGGCAGCGTCAAGATCGTGGTGGTGGACCCACGCCGCACCGACACCGCAAAGGCGGCTGATATTCACTTGCCGATTGCTCCGGGCAGCGACCTGGCCCTGCTACACGGCATCGCCCACCTGGTGCTGCGGGACAACGGCCAGGATCCAGCCTTCATCGACAACCACACCGAGAACTACGACGCGTTCTTCGACGTGGCCGCCCGCTGGACCCCCAGACGGGTGGCCCTGTTCTGCAACATCCCCGAGAAACGTCTGCGGGACGTGGCGGCTCTGTTTCACCGGCGCCAAAAGGTGCTGAGTTTGTGGTCGATGGGGGTGAACCAGCGCCGTGAAGGAACGGCCGTGGTGCAAGGCCTGATCAATCTGCATCTGCTCACCGGCCAGATCGGCAACGAAGGAGCGGGCCCGTTTTCCCTGACCGGCCAACCCAATGCCATGGGCGGCCGCGAAGCCGGGGGGCTCGCCCACCTGCTGCCGGGCTATCGGTTGGTGGCCAACCCTGAGCACCGCGCCGAGGTGGAACAGGCCTGGAAGCTCCCGGCTGGCCAAATCGCCGCCAAGCCGGGGCTTGCAGCGTGGCAGCAGGTGGAAGCGATGGAACGCGGTGACCTTGATCTCTGGTGGGTAGCCGCCACCAACCCGCTGGTGAGCATGCCGGACCTGGATCGGGTCAAACAGGCCATGGGCAACTGCCCGTTGGTGGTGGTGAGCGAGGCCTACGCCGACTCAGAAACGTCCCACTACGCCCACCTGCTGCTGCCAGCCGCCCAATGGAGTGAGAAGGCCGGCGCCATGACCAATTCCGAGCGGCGTGTGACCTTCTGTCCTGCCTACCGCCTCCGCTTCGGGGAAAGCCGTCCGGACTGGGAAGTGTTCGCGGACGTGGGTCGCCGGTTGGGTTACACCGAGCAGTTCCGCTTCGACTCGGCTGCCGAGGTGTACGCCGAATTCACCCGACTCACCCAGGGACGCCTCTGTGACGTCAGTGGCCTCAGCCACGAACTGCTTGAGCAAGCGGGGCCTCAGCAATGGCCTTATCCCATGGGCAGCATCCCCAGCACAGCAGCCAAACGCCTCTACGAAAACCATCTGTTCGCGACCCCCAGCGGCCGGGCGCGTTTCAGCACCGACCAGCCTTTAGGCCTGGCAGAACCCCCCTGCGACACCTACCCATTGGTGCTGACCGTCGGTCGATACCTGGGGCAGTGGCACACGATGACCCGGACCGGGAAAGTGGAGCGGCTGATGAAACAGCACCCTGAGCCATTGCTGGAGATTCATCCAAGCGATGCCCAGGAACTACAACTGCGCAACGGCGAGCTGGCTGCGATCAGCTCGCGCCGCGGCCACCTCACAGCCACGGTGAAGGTGACCGATCGCATCCGCTGCGGAACTGTGTTCCTGCCGATGCACTGGGGATTCACCCAGGAGAAGGCTTGCGAAGCCAACACGCTGATGCATGACGATGCCTGCCCGGTGTCCAAGCAACCGGAACTGAAAGCCTGCGCTGTGATCGTGGCGCCGGCGGTCTCCGTGGTGAAACCGGTGGAGCAGGAGAAAGGACGCCTGGAGGCACTGCGGCGCCTGCTCACCCCAGCACTTCGCTGA
- a CDS encoding molybdopterin synthase catalytic subunit codes for MTGCRVEVCPDPFDPWQQLALWCGDAAAAAIFIGRVRPTTMDGRPLEALELEHFPGLCERQITAMAQRLQQEHQAGPILVLHRVGKLAPGEPIVLVAVQADRRGAAQRCSAALLEHLKHQAPFWKREWCAGQGTWLVANTPL; via the coding sequence ATGACCGGTTGCCGTGTGGAGGTGTGCCCGGATCCCTTTGATCCGTGGCAGCAGCTTGCGCTCTGGTGTGGGGATGCCGCGGCCGCGGCCATCTTCATCGGTCGGGTGCGGCCCACCACGATGGATGGCCGGCCTCTGGAGGCGCTGGAGCTGGAGCACTTCCCCGGCCTCTGCGAACGTCAGATCACAGCTATGGCCCAGCGTCTGCAGCAGGAGCACCAGGCGGGGCCGATTTTGGTGCTGCATCGGGTGGGCAAGCTTGCCCCCGGTGAGCCGATCGTGCTGGTGGCGGTGCAGGCCGATCGTCGTGGAGCGGCGCAGCGCTGCTCAGCCGCCTTGTTGGAGCATCTCAAGCACCAGGCCCCGTTCTGGAAGCGGGAGTGGTGCGCGGGTCAGGGCACCTGGCTGGTGGCCAACACGCCACTCTGA
- the moaB gene encoding molybdenum cofactor biosynthesis protein B, which translates to MALSIALLTISDTRSLADDSSGDQLQRSLEAAGHRLHERQLCLDDCYQIRRELSRWIADPAVDVMITSGGTGLTGRDGTPEAVVPLLDKTIEGFGELFRVLSFESIGTSTLQSRCLAGVANGTFVFVLPGSLDAVTTAWDKLIRAQLDEQTRPCNLAQLRARLKE; encoded by the coding sequence ATGGCCCTGTCCATCGCCCTGCTCACCATCTCCGACACACGCAGCCTGGCGGACGACAGCAGCGGAGATCAGCTGCAGCGCAGCCTTGAAGCCGCCGGCCATCGCCTTCACGAGCGACAACTCTGCCTGGATGATTGCTATCAGATCCGCCGTGAACTGAGCCGCTGGATCGCCGATCCCGCGGTTGATGTGATGATCACCAGCGGCGGCACCGGACTCACCGGCCGTGATGGCACCCCTGAAGCGGTGGTACCGCTGCTGGACAAAACAATCGAGGGATTCGGGGAACTGTTCCGTGTGCTCTCCTTCGAGAGCATTGGCACCAGCACTCTGCAAAGCCGCTGCCTTGCCGGCGTGGCCAACGGCACCTTTGTGTTTGTGCTGCCGGGATCTCTGGATGCGGTAACCACCGCTTGGGACAAGCTCATCCGTGCTCAGCTTGATGAACAGACCCGTCCCTGCAACCTGGCCCAACTGCGGGCTCGCTTGAAGGAATAA
- a CDS encoding MoaD/ThiS family protein yields the protein MVLRVLLFASLRERAGWGERSLPFTSGVSTAREVWDQLDLGPLEGISIAVNQELVGANQPLQAGDELAFLPPFTGG from the coding sequence ATGGTGCTCCGGGTGTTGCTGTTCGCATCCCTGCGCGAACGCGCCGGTTGGGGCGAGCGTTCCCTTCCGTTCACTTCAGGCGTTTCGACGGCCCGTGAGGTCTGGGACCAGTTGGATCTTGGTCCGCTCGAGGGCATCAGCATTGCGGTGAACCAGGAGTTGGTCGGTGCCAATCAGCCGTTGCAGGCTGGAGATGAGCTGGCCTTTCTGCCACCGTTCACGGGGGGGTGA
- a CDS encoding nitrate reductase associated protein: MASTSDSSSHCFAFEQDFIGTWRCIPLCVRRKLDLAGVKLKLSHWLALTQNQRQELVDWSDAANALDQLRQYLRDLTEGMADGVVKDLPPAVGAAWQQQSVLPAEIHRAAVARGVELTPEQWAHVTELERFALCKLVRPGHDHHNLDAAFSEVLG; encoded by the coding sequence ATGGCCAGCACCTCTGATTCATCCAGCCATTGTTTTGCTTTCGAGCAGGATTTCATCGGTACCTGGCGTTGCATTCCCCTTTGCGTGCGCCGCAAGTTGGATCTGGCCGGTGTGAAGCTCAAGCTCAGCCACTGGTTGGCACTCACGCAGAACCAGCGGCAAGAGCTGGTGGATTGGTCGGACGCTGCAAATGCGCTCGATCAACTCCGGCAGTACCTGCGGGATCTCACAGAGGGGATGGCTGATGGTGTGGTGAAGGATTTGCCGCCGGCTGTGGGCGCAGCCTGGCAGCAGCAGTCCGTTTTACCGGCAGAGATTCACCGCGCTGCGGTGGCCCGGGGTGTGGAGTTGACGCCTGAGCAATGGGCCCACGTCACTGAGCTGGAACGTTTCGCTCTCTGCAAGCTGGTGCGGCCGGGTCATGACCACCACAACCTGGATGCCGCCTTCAGCGAAGTGCTGGGGTGA
- the moaC gene encoding cyclic pyranopterin monophosphate synthase MoaC, which produces MTQNLSHLNQQGEVHMVDVGDRPATQREAHARGAIRMDASTLSLIQRGETPKGDLLAVARVAAIQAAKRTWELIPLCHPLPLSGMDVTIDADASLPGLVVHCRCRTTGQTGVEMEAMTAVSVGLLTLYDMLKAVDPAMTIEAIQLEFKEGGRNGVWER; this is translated from the coding sequence ATGACGCAAAACCTGAGTCATCTGAACCAGCAAGGCGAGGTTCACATGGTGGATGTGGGGGACCGTCCGGCGACCCAGCGCGAAGCCCATGCCCGTGGAGCCATTCGCATGGACGCCTCAACCCTCAGCCTGATCCAGCGGGGCGAGACACCAAAAGGAGATCTTCTGGCAGTCGCACGGGTGGCAGCAATCCAGGCGGCCAAACGCACCTGGGAACTGATTCCCCTGTGCCATCCCCTGCCACTGAGTGGCATGGATGTGACGATCGACGCCGACGCATCGCTGCCTGGCCTGGTCGTCCACTGCCGTTGCCGCACCACAGGCCAGACCGGGGTGGAAATGGAAGCGATGACGGCGGTGTCTGTGGGGCTGCTGACCCTTTACGACATGCTCAAGGCGGTCGATCCAGCCATGACGATCGAGGCGATCCAGCTTGAGTTCAAGGAAGGAGGGCGGAACGGTGTCTGGGAGCGCTGA
- a CDS encoding molybdopterin molybdotransferase MoeA — MSGSAEPYGREGLPLEEARRRVLAAIQPITASNTVPLQQALGRVSAAAVLASEAVPGFRASIMDGYALGQSHQPKPGETWLLKGRSAAGQPFNGTLANGDAIRILTGAPLPDGAGWVLPQELISIDGSSLQLAKKASDRPWIRPEDEECRPGDLLLSAGQRLGAADLARLAGCGIADLTVAQQPRIGLLISGDELVPPGTARQPGAIWESNGTLLETMLRALRQSVTERRVVADQPDALRQALLDLAHDCDVVVSTGGVSAGDTDWIRPLVAELGAVDFWKLFLRPGRPFAFGSIGEGVPFFGLPGNPVAAAVTALQLLWPALQVLEGQSEPELFPRVMVELADPLSRRPGRPELARARLDTNAAGKLLARVDGSQASSRIGSLQQADLLLELPAEAGPLERGTRLWAQVIRQRIF, encoded by the coding sequence GTGTCTGGGAGCGCTGAGCCCTACGGACGCGAAGGGCTCCCCCTGGAGGAGGCACGTCGACGGGTTCTGGCGGCAATTCAACCGATCACCGCCAGCAACACGGTTCCCCTGCAGCAGGCCCTCGGCCGTGTAAGCGCAGCGGCTGTGCTCGCCAGCGAGGCCGTTCCAGGGTTCCGGGCCTCGATCATGGATGGCTATGCCCTGGGGCAGAGCCACCAGCCCAAACCTGGGGAGACCTGGCTGCTGAAGGGACGCTCCGCCGCCGGCCAACCCTTCAATGGGACCCTGGCCAACGGCGATGCGATCCGCATCCTCACCGGAGCTCCACTGCCGGACGGTGCCGGCTGGGTGCTGCCCCAGGAACTGATCTCCATTGACGGCAGCAGCCTGCAGCTGGCGAAAAAAGCGTCGGATCGTCCCTGGATTCGTCCCGAGGATGAGGAATGCCGACCCGGGGACCTGCTCCTGTCTGCTGGACAGCGCCTGGGTGCCGCCGATCTCGCACGCCTCGCCGGCTGCGGCATCGCCGACTTAACCGTTGCTCAGCAACCCCGCATCGGGCTGCTGATCAGCGGGGACGAGCTGGTGCCACCCGGAACAGCACGGCAACCCGGTGCCATCTGGGAGAGCAACGGCACGCTTCTGGAGACAATGCTCCGGGCCCTCAGGCAATCGGTGACCGAGCGACGGGTGGTGGCCGATCAACCCGACGCCCTGCGCCAGGCTCTGCTGGATCTGGCCCATGACTGCGACGTGGTGGTGAGCACCGGCGGCGTCTCCGCAGGCGACACCGATTGGATCAGACCGCTGGTGGCGGAACTGGGTGCCGTGGACTTCTGGAAACTGTTCCTACGCCCGGGGCGCCCCTTCGCCTTCGGCAGCATCGGTGAGGGCGTGCCGTTTTTCGGACTGCCGGGCAATCCCGTGGCGGCGGCGGTCACCGCCCTGCAACTGCTCTGGCCCGCCCTGCAGGTTCTTGAGGGCCAGAGCGAACCAGAGCTGTTCCCCCGGGTGATGGTGGAACTGGCCGACCCGTTGTCCCGCCGACCGGGACGGCCGGAACTGGCACGGGCCCGCCTCGACACCAACGCCGCAGGAAAGCTGCTGGCACGGGTGGATGGCTCGCAGGCCTCATCCCGGATCGGTTCCCTGCAACAGGCCGATCTGCTGTTGGAACTGCCAGCGGAAGCCGGCCCGCTCGAAAGGGGCACCCGTCTCTGGGCCCAGGTGATTCGTCAGCGGATCTTCTAA
- a CDS encoding DNA mismatch repair protein MutS, whose product MTSDSSFFDPWPLLRNDASDRGRQGLHLVVHGRSGGVVPDCLASLPDLLAQRRSAPVQLEVLTAEQPVSALPQPSWIVPLLLLPGAHARTDVPAIRNRLHAAGASVRLLPFLGSWITWWNAVISALPVSERRDAVLVHHPLRPGVADRFLAMLSSRLALPLVAFDAWPKYQQRHPCARPLPLTLAPNLMTEALSEAGGLPPLLEHPPTRQALIDLLVSLP is encoded by the coding sequence ATGACATCAGATAGCTCTTTTTTTGATCCGTGGCCATTGCTACGGAATGACGCTTCCGATCGGGGGCGTCAAGGGTTGCATCTGGTGGTGCATGGCCGTAGTGGCGGTGTCGTTCCCGACTGCTTGGCCTCCCTGCCGGATCTCCTGGCCCAGCGGCGATCGGCGCCCGTTCAGTTGGAGGTGCTGACGGCTGAACAACCCGTGTCGGCGCTTCCCCAACCCTCTTGGATTGTTCCGTTGCTGCTGTTGCCTGGAGCGCATGCCCGAACGGACGTGCCGGCGATTCGCAACAGGCTTCATGCCGCCGGGGCCAGCGTGCGTTTGCTTCCCTTTCTGGGCTCCTGGATCACCTGGTGGAACGCGGTGATCTCAGCACTGCCGGTGTCTGAGCGCCGTGATGCCGTGCTGGTGCACCACCCCCTGCGCCCGGGAGTGGCGGATCGCTTCCTCGCGATGCTCTCCTCTCGCCTGGCCTTGCCATTGGTTGCCTTTGATGCCTGGCCCAAGTATCAGCAGCGCCATCCCTGCGCCCGCCCACTCCCGTTAACCCTCGCCCCGAACCTCATGACGGAGGCATTGAGCGAAGCTGGTGGATTGCCTCCTCTGCTGGAGCATCCCCCCACCCGCCAGGCCCTGATCGATCTGCTTGTTTCTCTGCCGTGA